From Cellulosimicrobium cellulans, the proteins below share one genomic window:
- a CDS encoding MBL fold metallo-hydrolase: MSVRVTWLGHSSVVLDVPSGRSGVPGVRLVTDPLLHRHAGMLRRRGERPAAVWQDSDAVLLSHLHHDHAELRSLRLLGDVPVLTAPANARWLRARGLRGVGLDDAWHAVGPAAAGVEVRLVTAVHGHRPMPHRPNAANGHLVRSDGPGGVRVWVVGDTEHYPDMVHLPALAGGPVDVALVPVGGWGPRLSGGHLGPVQAARVCAEVGVGVAIPVHWGTLHAPGGRHLPRGWMDHAGAAFEAAAQREAPGTRVVVLRPGRSWSSSDDA; this comes from the coding sequence GTGAGTGTCCGTGTGACGTGGCTCGGCCACTCGAGCGTCGTCCTCGACGTGCCGTCCGGTCGCTCCGGCGTGCCGGGCGTGCGCCTCGTCACCGACCCGCTCCTGCACCGGCACGCCGGGATGCTGCGGCGGCGCGGGGAGCGGCCCGCCGCGGTGTGGCAGGACAGCGACGCCGTCCTGCTGTCCCACCTGCACCACGACCACGCCGAGCTGCGCTCGCTGCGCCTCCTCGGCGACGTGCCCGTGCTCACGGCTCCGGCGAACGCGCGGTGGCTGCGCGCCCGGGGCCTGCGCGGGGTCGGTCTCGACGACGCGTGGCACGCGGTCGGCCCGGCCGCGGCGGGGGTCGAGGTGCGCCTCGTGACGGCGGTGCACGGGCACCGGCCGATGCCGCACCGGCCCAACGCGGCGAACGGGCACCTCGTGCGGTCGGACGGTCCGGGCGGAGTGCGGGTGTGGGTGGTCGGGGACACCGAGCACTATCCGGACATGGTCCACCTGCCGGCGCTCGCGGGCGGTCCGGTGGACGTCGCGCTCGTGCCGGTCGGCGGGTGGGGGCCGCGGCTCTCGGGCGGGCACCTCGGCCCGGTGCAGGCGGCACGGGTGTGCGCCGAGGTGGGCGTGGGCGTCGCGATCCCGGTGCACTGGGGCACGCTCCACGCGCCGGGCGGGCGGCACCTCCCGCGCGGCTGGATGGACCACGCGGGGGCGGCGTTCGAGGCGGCGGCGCAGCGCGAGGCCCCCGGGACGCGCGTCGTGGTCCTGCGCCCGGGGCGGTCGTGGTCGTCGTCGGACGACGCGTGA
- the recA gene encoding recombinase RecA → MPAPADREKALEAALAQIDRSFGKGSVMRLGEEGRAPVEVIPTGSIALDIALGIGGLPRGRVIEVYGPESSGKTTVALHAVASAQRAGGIAAFIDAEHALDPEYAKKLGVDTDALLVSQPDTGEQALEITDMLIRSGALDIIVIDSVAALVPKAEIEGEMGDSHVGLQARLMSQALRKITGALSASGTTAIFINQLREKIGVFFGSPETTTGGKALKFYASVRLDIRRIETLKEGTDAVGNRTRVKVVKNKMAPPFKQAEFDILYGVGISREGGLIDMGVEHGFVRKSGSWFTYGGDQLGQGKENARSFLRDNPDLANELEKKIKEKLGVGAKVDAPADPAVGVTVPADAAPAAPAATKAPAAAAKGKKSPF, encoded by the coding sequence ATGCCCGCACCCGCAGACCGCGAGAAGGCGCTCGAGGCAGCCCTCGCCCAGATCGACCGGAGCTTCGGCAAGGGCTCCGTGATGCGCCTCGGCGAGGAGGGCCGCGCCCCCGTCGAGGTCATCCCCACGGGCTCCATCGCGCTCGACATCGCGCTCGGCATCGGCGGCCTGCCGCGCGGGCGCGTCATCGAGGTGTACGGCCCGGAGTCCTCCGGCAAGACCACCGTCGCGCTGCACGCCGTGGCGAGCGCCCAGCGCGCCGGAGGCATCGCGGCGTTCATCGACGCCGAGCACGCGCTCGACCCCGAGTACGCCAAGAAGCTCGGCGTGGACACGGACGCGCTCCTGGTCTCCCAGCCGGACACCGGCGAGCAGGCGCTCGAGATCACGGACATGCTCATCCGCTCGGGCGCGCTCGACATCATCGTCATCGACTCCGTCGCGGCCCTCGTGCCCAAGGCGGAGATCGAGGGCGAGATGGGCGACAGCCACGTCGGTCTCCAGGCCCGCCTCATGTCGCAGGCGCTGCGCAAGATCACCGGTGCGCTCAGCGCGTCCGGGACCACCGCGATCTTCATCAACCAGCTCCGCGAGAAGATCGGCGTGTTCTTCGGCTCGCCCGAGACGACGACCGGCGGCAAGGCGCTGAAGTTCTACGCGTCCGTCCGCCTGGACATCCGCCGCATCGAGACCCTCAAGGAGGGCACCGACGCCGTCGGCAACCGGACCCGCGTCAAGGTCGTCAAGAACAAGATGGCGCCGCCGTTCAAGCAGGCCGAGTTCGACATCCTCTACGGGGTCGGCATCTCCCGCGAGGGTGGCCTCATCGACATGGGCGTGGAGCACGGGTTCGTGCGCAAGTCCGGGTCGTGGTTCACCTACGGCGGCGACCAGCTCGGGCAGGGCAAGGAGAACGCGCGCTCGTTCCTGCGCGACAACCCCGACCTCGCGAACGAGCTCGAGAAGAAGATCAAGGAGAAGCTCGGCGTCGGGGCCAAGGTCGACGCACCGGCCGACCCGGCCGTGGGCGTGACGGTCCCGGCCGACGCCGCTCCGGCCGCTCCCGCCGCGACGAAGGCCCCGGCCGCGGCCGCCAAGGGGAAGAAGTCACCGTTCTGA
- a CDS encoding regulatory protein RecX, which produces MERGEISDADLAERARETVLRILTAAPKSRAELAQSLARKGYPEHVVLPILDRFEEVGLVDDAQYAEMIVRTRHAERGLSRRAISTELRRRGIDGEVGAAALEQVDDDSEADAALDLARTRLARTRGLDRDVRVRRTVGALARKGYSPSLAFEIVQRELDAEAAGSVLD; this is translated from the coding sequence GTGGAGCGCGGCGAGATCAGCGACGCCGACCTTGCCGAGCGCGCGCGGGAGACGGTGCTGCGCATCCTCACGGCCGCGCCGAAGAGTCGCGCGGAGCTCGCGCAGTCGCTCGCGCGCAAGGGTTACCCCGAGCACGTCGTGCTGCCGATCCTCGACCGGTTCGAGGAGGTCGGCCTCGTCGACGACGCGCAGTACGCCGAGATGATCGTCCGCACCCGGCACGCCGAGCGCGGGCTGTCACGCCGCGCGATCTCCACCGAGCTGCGGCGACGCGGCATCGACGGCGAGGTCGGCGCCGCGGCGCTCGAGCAGGTCGACGACGACTCCGAGGCCGACGCGGCCCTGGATCTCGCCCGCACGCGCCTCGCCCGCACGCGTGGCCTCGACCGCGACGTACGGGTACGCAGGACCGTCGGCGCGCTCGCCCGCAAGGGCTACAGCCCGTCGCTGGCGTTCGAGATCGTCCAGCGAGAGCTCGATGCCGAGGCGGCAGGCTCCGTGCTCGACTGA
- a CDS encoding amino acid ABC transporter permease has translation MSTQQSVLFDAPGPRARRAILLGNIVGAIVVLGIAALVLVALGNKGQLAPELWSSLFTADAWQYYFIPGLQNTLRAAAFGIVGALAFGLLFGTGRLSHLRAVRTVCGIVVEFFRAVPVLLMMIFFWLLLGFNNVDDAPFLAVVFALVLYNGSVIAELVRSGVGNLPKGQGEAGLAIGLTQGQTLRSVQLPQALIAMLPALVSQLVVVLKDSALGQIITYNELLRAAQLYGVGNGNILQSLVLAAVIFIVINWLLTLVARWLSRFLSGRTAGATAAGPGIGNPTVVAGGPTEDAPAVSVTR, from the coding sequence ATGAGCACCCAGCAGTCCGTCCTCTTCGACGCTCCCGGCCCCCGCGCGCGCCGCGCGATCCTGCTGGGCAACATCGTGGGCGCGATCGTGGTCCTCGGTATCGCCGCGCTCGTGCTCGTCGCGCTGGGCAACAAGGGCCAGCTCGCCCCCGAGCTGTGGTCGTCGCTGTTCACCGCTGACGCGTGGCAGTACTACTTCATCCCCGGCCTGCAGAACACGCTGCGCGCCGCCGCGTTCGGCATCGTCGGCGCGCTCGCGTTCGGGCTCCTGTTCGGCACCGGCCGGCTGTCGCACCTGCGCGCGGTGCGGACCGTGTGCGGGATCGTCGTCGAGTTCTTCCGGGCCGTGCCCGTGCTGCTCATGATGATCTTCTTCTGGCTGCTCCTGGGCTTCAACAACGTCGACGACGCCCCGTTCCTCGCCGTGGTCTTCGCGCTCGTGCTCTACAACGGCTCGGTCATCGCCGAGCTCGTCCGCTCGGGCGTCGGGAACCTCCCGAAGGGCCAGGGTGAGGCCGGGCTCGCGATCGGGCTCACCCAGGGCCAGACGCTGCGCTCGGTCCAGCTCCCCCAGGCGCTCATCGCGATGCTCCCCGCGCTCGTCTCGCAGCTCGTCGTCGTCCTCAAGGACTCCGCGCTCGGGCAGATCATCACGTACAACGAGCTCCTGCGGGCCGCGCAGCTCTACGGCGTGGGCAACGGCAACATCCTGCAGTCGCTCGTGCTCGCCGCCGTGATCTTCATCGTCATCAACTGGCTGCTGACCCTCGTGGCCCGCTGGCTCTCCCGCTTCCTCAGCGGTCGCACCGCGGGCGCGACCGCCGCCGGCCCGGGGATCGGCAACCCCACGGTCGTCGCGGGCGGTCCGACCGAGGACGCGCCCGCGGTCTCCGTCACCCGCTGA
- a CDS encoding amino acid ABC transporter permease, whose amino-acid sequence MGDYLSQTWALAREYDVLGAFWVNIQLTFWAAILSLVLGTALALMRISPVPSLRWAGTAYVNVFRNTPLTIIMTFMVLGLWGQLNVTLAPDFAANFFRLAVVGLSIYHAAFVCESIRAGVNTVPLGQAEAARAIGLSFLPAARLIILPQAFRGAVAPLGNTLIALLKNSTVAAAASVTTETSSLMKTMIEFNSNYIYGIFLTFAIGYVILVIPIGLLTTSLSNRLAVRR is encoded by the coding sequence GTGGGTGACTACCTGTCGCAGACCTGGGCGCTCGCCCGGGAGTACGACGTGCTCGGCGCGTTCTGGGTCAACATCCAGCTGACGTTCTGGGCCGCGATCCTCTCGCTCGTGCTCGGCACGGCGCTCGCGCTCATGCGGATCTCCCCCGTCCCGAGCCTGCGCTGGGCGGGGACCGCGTACGTCAACGTGTTCCGCAACACGCCGCTGACGATCATCATGACGTTCATGGTGCTGGGCCTGTGGGGACAGCTCAACGTCACGCTCGCCCCCGACTTCGCGGCGAACTTCTTCCGGCTCGCCGTCGTGGGCCTCTCGATCTACCACGCCGCGTTCGTGTGCGAGTCGATCCGGGCCGGCGTGAACACGGTGCCGCTCGGCCAGGCCGAGGCGGCGCGGGCGATCGGCCTGTCGTTCCTGCCCGCCGCGCGCCTCATCATCCTCCCGCAGGCGTTCCGCGGCGCCGTCGCGCCCCTCGGCAACACGCTCATCGCGCTGCTGAAGAACTCCACCGTCGCGGCGGCGGCGAGCGTGACGACCGAGACCTCGAGCCTCATGAAGACCATGATCGAGTTCAACTCGAACTACATCTACGGGATCTTCCTGACGTTCGCGATCGGCTACGTCATCCTCGTCATCCCCATCGGCCTGCTCACCACGTCCCTCTCGAACCGACTGGCGGTCCGCCGATGA
- a CDS encoding glutamate ABC transporter substrate-binding protein: MRTRHAGAAVLAALTALTLAACGGGEVGGEDTATDGATDSGDTGGGAEGSIKIGIKFDQPGLGYQDGSTYTGFDVDVATYVAGELGYGEDQIEWVEAPSAQRETMLQTGQVDMIFATYSITDTRKETVAFAGPYFVAGQDLLVAEDNTDITGPESLEGKNLCSVTGSTSAQRIKDEYAAGVQLLERPGYAECVTALTAGQVDAVTTDDIILAGLAAQPANKGKVKVVGAPFSTERYGVGLPQDNDVCEDVNAAIEKMIEDGSWEEFVTKNTEGTGYTPNASENPPTVDPCA; encoded by the coding sequence ATGCGCACACGACACGCAGGTGCTGCCGTGCTGGCCGCTCTCACCGCGCTCACGCTCGCGGCGTGCGGCGGCGGCGAGGTCGGCGGCGAGGACACCGCGACCGACGGAGCCACCGACTCGGGCGACACCGGCGGCGGCGCCGAGGGCTCGATCAAGATCGGCATCAAGTTCGACCAGCCGGGTCTCGGGTACCAGGACGGCTCCACCTACACGGGCTTCGACGTCGACGTCGCCACGTACGTGGCGGGCGAGCTCGGGTACGGCGAGGACCAGATCGAGTGGGTCGAGGCACCGTCCGCCCAGCGCGAGACGATGCTCCAGACCGGTCAGGTCGACATGATCTTCGCGACCTACTCCATCACCGACACGCGCAAGGAGACGGTCGCGTTCGCCGGACCGTACTTCGTCGCCGGGCAGGACCTGCTCGTCGCCGAGGACAACACGGACATCACGGGGCCGGAGTCGCTCGAGGGCAAGAACCTGTGCTCCGTCACGGGCTCGACGTCCGCGCAGCGCATCAAGGACGAGTACGCCGCGGGCGTGCAGCTCCTCGAGCGCCCCGGGTACGCCGAGTGCGTCACCGCGCTCACCGCCGGCCAGGTCGACGCCGTCACGACCGACGACATCATCCTCGCCGGCCTCGCGGCCCAGCCGGCCAACAAGGGCAAGGTCAAGGTCGTCGGGGCGCCGTTCTCGACCGAGCGCTACGGCGTCGGCCTCCCGCAGGACAACGACGTCTGCGAGGACGTCAACGCCGCGATCGAGAAGATGATCGAGGACGGCTCCTGGGAGGAGTTCGTCACCAAGAACACCGAGGGCACCGGGTACACGCCCAACGCCAGCGAGAACCCGCCGACGGTCGACCCCTGCGCCTGA
- a CDS encoding amino acid ABC transporter ATP-binding protein codes for MADETSSPSDAQRSAQDAQPLPAEQVLGEPLVELRDVNKHFGDLHVLRDINLTVRRGEVLVVIGPSGSGKSTLCRAINRLETIDSGEIRVDGQPLPEEGKELARLRSDVGMVFQSFNLFAHKTILDNVTLGPVKVRREKGKVAKDRALALLDRVGVMNQAQKMPAQLSGGQQQRVAIARALAMQPKVMLFDEPTSALDPEMINEVLDVMVALAKEGMTMIVVTHEMGFARKAANRVVFMADGQIVEEAHPEEFFTAPKSDRAKDFLSKILTH; via the coding sequence ATGGCCGACGAAACCTCTTCGCCGTCCGACGCGCAGCGCAGCGCGCAGGACGCTCAGCCCCTCCCCGCCGAGCAGGTCCTCGGTGAGCCGCTCGTCGAGCTGCGCGACGTCAACAAGCACTTCGGGGACCTGCACGTGCTGCGGGACATCAACCTGACGGTCCGGCGCGGTGAGGTGCTCGTCGTCATCGGCCCGTCGGGTTCGGGCAAGTCGACGCTGTGCCGCGCGATCAACCGGCTGGAGACGATCGACTCCGGGGAGATCCGCGTCGACGGGCAGCCCCTGCCCGAGGAGGGCAAGGAGCTCGCCCGCCTGCGTTCCGACGTCGGCATGGTCTTCCAGTCCTTCAACCTCTTCGCGCACAAGACGATCCTCGACAACGTCACGCTCGGCCCCGTCAAGGTGCGGCGTGAGAAGGGGAAGGTCGCGAAGGACCGCGCGCTCGCGCTGCTCGACCGCGTCGGCGTGATGAACCAGGCGCAGAAGATGCCCGCCCAGCTCTCCGGCGGCCAGCAGCAGCGCGTCGCCATCGCCCGCGCGCTCGCGATGCAGCCCAAGGTCATGCTCTTCGACGAGCCCACCTCGGCGCTCGACCCCGAGATGATCAACGAGGTCCTCGACGTCATGGTCGCCCTCGCCAAGGAGGGCATGACGATGATCGTCGTCACGCACGAGATGGGCTTCGCCCGCAAGGCCGCGAACCGGGTCGTCTTCATGGCCGACGGCCAGATCGTCGAGGAGGCCCACCCCGAGGAGTTCTTCACGGCGCCCAAGAGCGACCGCGCCAAGGACTTCCTCTCGAAGATCCTCACCCACTGA
- the miaB gene encoding tRNA (N6-isopentenyl adenosine(37)-C2)-methylthiotransferase MiaB: MSTIAPAPVPAALAPRATPGAPVDDAHPRTYVVRTLGCQMNVHDSEHMAGMLEEAGYTRASADDEAANRADVVVINTCAVRENAATRLYGNLGQLASVKAARPGMQIAVGGCLAQKDRGTIVEKAPWVDVVFGTHNLDALPVLLERARHNEAAQVEIAESLQVFPSTLPTKRESVYAGWVSISVGCNNTCTFCIVPHLRGKERDRRPGEVLAEVGALVEAGAIEVTLLGQNVNSYGVEFGDRGAFAKLLRACGTIDGLERVRFTSPHPAAFTDDVIAAMAETPNVMPQLHMPLQSGSDRILRAMRRSYRSERFLGILDRVRAVMPDAAITTDIIVGFPGETEEDFAETMRVVEASRFSSAFMFQYSPRPGTPAATMDEQLPKEVVQERFERLQALQERIAGEESARQVGRTIDVLVGEGAGRKDGATHRVTGRAPDNRLVHLALPADVVPTASDDAATSSGATPWSTDPRLADDLDPRLPRPGDVVTVGVTRSAPHHLIADSAVAGGTFAVRRTRSGDAWAQRERARLGGADDDHGHGHGGGAASGPVALGLPTLRA; the protein is encoded by the coding sequence ATGTCCACGATCGCCCCCGCCCCCGTCCCGGCCGCACTCGCACCCCGCGCCACCCCTGGTGCGCCGGTCGACGACGCGCACCCGCGCACCTACGTCGTCCGCACGCTCGGCTGCCAGATGAACGTCCACGACTCCGAGCACATGGCCGGGATGCTGGAGGAGGCGGGCTACACGCGCGCGAGCGCGGACGACGAGGCCGCGAACCGCGCCGACGTCGTCGTCATCAACACGTGCGCCGTGCGGGAGAACGCCGCGACGCGCCTCTACGGGAACCTCGGCCAGCTCGCCTCGGTGAAGGCCGCGCGGCCCGGGATGCAGATCGCCGTCGGCGGCTGCCTCGCGCAGAAGGACCGCGGCACGATCGTCGAGAAGGCGCCGTGGGTCGACGTCGTCTTCGGCACGCACAACCTCGACGCGCTGCCCGTGCTGCTCGAGCGCGCACGCCACAACGAGGCCGCGCAGGTGGAGATCGCCGAGTCGCTGCAGGTGTTCCCGTCCACGCTGCCGACGAAGCGCGAGTCGGTCTACGCCGGCTGGGTGTCGATCAGCGTCGGCTGCAACAACACGTGCACGTTCTGCATCGTGCCGCACCTGCGCGGCAAGGAGCGCGACCGGCGCCCGGGCGAGGTCCTCGCCGAGGTCGGGGCGCTCGTCGAGGCCGGAGCCATCGAGGTCACCCTGCTCGGCCAGAACGTCAACAGCTACGGCGTCGAGTTCGGCGACCGCGGCGCGTTCGCCAAGCTCCTGCGCGCGTGCGGGACGATCGACGGCCTCGAGCGCGTCCGGTTCACGTCGCCGCACCCCGCCGCGTTCACCGACGACGTCATCGCGGCCATGGCCGAGACGCCGAACGTCATGCCCCAGCTCCACATGCCGCTCCAGTCGGGCTCCGACCGGATCCTGCGTGCCATGCGCCGCTCCTACCGCTCCGAGCGGTTCCTCGGGATCCTCGACCGGGTGCGGGCCGTCATGCCCGACGCCGCGATCACCACCGACATCATCGTGGGTTTCCCGGGGGAGACCGAGGAGGACTTCGCGGAGACGATGCGCGTCGTCGAGGCCTCGCGCTTCTCCTCGGCCTTCATGTTCCAGTACTCGCCCCGCCCCGGGACGCCGGCCGCGACCATGGACGAGCAGCTCCCCAAGGAGGTCGTCCAGGAGCGCTTCGAGCGGCTCCAGGCGCTCCAGGAGCGCATCGCCGGCGAGGAGTCCGCACGCCAGGTGGGCCGGACGATCGACGTCCTCGTCGGCGAGGGTGCCGGGCGCAAGGACGGCGCGACGCACCGGGTGACCGGCCGCGCCCCCGACAACAGGCTCGTGCACCTCGCGCTCCCCGCGGACGTCGTCCCCACGGCGTCCGACGACGCCGCGACCTCGTCCGGCGCGACGCCGTGGTCCACGGACCCGCGCCTCGCGGACGACCTCGACCCCCGCCTGCCGCGACCGGGCGACGTCGTCACGGTCGGGGTCACGCGCTCCGCGCCCCACCACCTCATCGCCGACTCGGCGGTCGCGGGCGGCACGTTCGCCGTGCGGCGCACCCGCTCCGGCGACGCGTGGGCGCAGCGCGAGCGCGCCCGCCTGGGAGGTGCCGACGACGACCACGGCCACGGTCACGGCGGCGGCGCCGCGTCCGGCCCCGTCGCCCTGGGCCTCCCCACGCTCCGCGCCTGA
- a CDS encoding YbjN domain-containing protein, whose translation MTQARTNWFTRLFGNRRPKAPESLPRDEELPRALSMARIGDHLTRRGYHFRVDDDGDITGTWDGHRFWFLLLGDRSEILQVRGRWSTSLPLESRLVTLQAVNDWNRERIWPKVYVREEAGRLALYAEVSVDLEHGATDDQLAQTVSCGLGTAVQLFHAIGAQLPPGTLDD comes from the coding sequence ATGACGCAGGCCCGCACCAACTGGTTCACGCGCCTGTTCGGCAACCGTCGCCCCAAGGCGCCCGAGTCGCTACCCCGCGACGAGGAGCTGCCGCGCGCGCTGTCCATGGCACGCATCGGCGACCACCTCACGCGGCGGGGGTACCACTTCCGCGTGGACGACGACGGAGACATCACCGGCACGTGGGACGGGCACCGCTTCTGGTTCCTGCTGCTCGGCGACCGCTCCGAGATCCTGCAGGTCCGGGGCCGCTGGTCGACGTCGCTCCCCCTCGAGTCGCGGCTCGTGACCCTGCAGGCCGTGAACGACTGGAACCGCGAGCGCATCTGGCCCAAGGTCTACGTCCGCGAGGAGGCGGGCCGGCTCGCGCTCTACGCCGAGGTCTCCGTCGACCTCGAGCACGGGGCGACGGACGACCAGCTCGCCCAGACCGTCTCGTGCGGCCTCGGGACCGCAGTCCAGCTCTTCCACGCCATCGGCGCCCAGCTCCCCCCGGGAACCCTGGACGACTGA
- a CDS encoding YbjN domain-containing protein translates to MRFFGAQDDDDRRDGDPGGAPDGGGAVPGPTGDELQSQVEDLLARELGQVATDVLRPPTPLTLSRVIEWITDSGYSYFVDSDGDVGGLWHGRLFYFLLFGHGDEILQVRGQWNRDLALERLEEILEFCNEWNADRIWPKTYTRVRDNGMIQVFTEVTVDLEHGVTDDQLDQLLQCGLSTGSMFFDALDEFYPDPARQAP, encoded by the coding sequence GTGAGGTTCTTCGGGGCGCAGGACGACGACGACCGGCGGGACGGTGATCCCGGCGGGGCTCCGGACGGCGGCGGGGCGGTGCCCGGCCCCACCGGGGACGAGCTGCAGTCGCAGGTCGAGGACCTCCTGGCGCGGGAGCTGGGGCAGGTCGCGACCGACGTGCTGCGCCCTCCGACCCCGCTGACGCTCTCCCGGGTCATCGAGTGGATCACGGACAGCGGATACAGCTACTTCGTCGACTCCGACGGTGACGTGGGCGGGCTGTGGCACGGCCGTCTGTTCTACTTCCTGCTCTTCGGCCACGGCGACGAGATCCTCCAGGTCCGCGGCCAGTGGAACCGCGACCTCGCGCTCGAGCGGCTGGAGGAGATCCTCGAGTTCTGCAACGAGTGGAACGCGGACCGGATCTGGCCCAAGACGTACACGCGCGTGCGCGACAACGGGATGATCCAGGTCTTCACCGAGGTGACCGTGGACCTCGAGCACGGGGTGACGGACGACCAGCTCGACCAGCTCCTCCAGTGCGGGCTGAGCACCGGGTCGATGTTCTTCGACGCGCTCGACGAGTTCTACCCCGACCCCGCGAGGCAGGCGCCATGA
- a CDS encoding HSP90 family protein, with protein sequence MDLLARHLYSSPRVYLRELLQNGVDAITARVALEGSEAPSRILLRPLPDGGLEVHDSGVGLTRDEAQELLATIGRSSKRDVELGSGREEFLGQFGIGLLSAFMVADEIELVSRSARPDPSGAPVAPVRWRGRADGRYELVELGPDDPDAPTEPGSVVRLRPRRDTEHWLAPETVVALAQDFGSLLPVELLVETRLDDAAPVGEDAPVVLRRLSGDELPWRAAHPTPAARDAALTAYAERTLGFGPLARIDLDLPLAGLSGVGYVLPAAVAPTTTARHRVYLKRMLLGSAVDDLLPPWAFFVRCVLDASVLRPTASREGLYEDEVLLATRDALGAQVRRWLLETLAADTVLARRFLETHHLAVRALALTDDEMLDVAARVLPFETTAGTGTLADLAEAHPEGRLLYTSSVEEFRRIAPVAAAQGLAVVNGGYVYDADLLERVAARFPQWRLSPVSATDVAHVLADVEPLRELEVADALASVDAALADQDCDVVLRRYEPDALPAMLLHDRDGDHAREAARVAETGDDLWGEVLAGLSGPARPRRLVLNDANDTVRDLLASPDAEVRAAGARSLYVTAVLASGKALQPVEAALMNDSLSLLLNRALAVSHPDQHTDQHTDEENR encoded by the coding sequence GTGGACCTCCTCGCCCGGCACCTGTACTCCAGCCCGCGCGTCTACCTGCGCGAGCTCCTGCAGAACGGGGTCGACGCGATCACGGCGCGGGTCGCGCTGGAGGGCTCGGAGGCACCGAGCCGCATCCTGCTGCGCCCGCTCCCGGACGGCGGTCTCGAGGTGCACGACTCGGGCGTGGGCCTGACCCGCGACGAGGCGCAGGAGCTGCTCGCGACCATCGGTCGCAGCTCCAAGCGCGACGTCGAGCTGGGCTCAGGGCGTGAGGAGTTCCTGGGCCAGTTCGGCATCGGGCTGCTCTCGGCGTTCATGGTCGCCGACGAGATCGAGCTCGTCTCGCGCTCTGCCCGCCCGGACCCGTCGGGCGCCCCGGTCGCACCGGTGCGCTGGCGGGGACGCGCCGACGGGCGGTACGAGCTCGTCGAGCTGGGCCCGGACGACCCGGACGCGCCCACGGAGCCGGGGAGCGTCGTGCGCCTGCGCCCGCGCCGGGACACCGAGCACTGGCTCGCGCCCGAGACCGTGGTCGCGCTCGCGCAGGACTTCGGCTCGCTCCTGCCCGTGGAGCTGCTCGTCGAGACACGTCTCGACGACGCGGCCCCGGTCGGCGAGGACGCCCCCGTCGTGCTGCGCCGGCTGAGCGGCGACGAGCTCCCCTGGCGTGCCGCGCACCCGACGCCCGCCGCGCGCGACGCGGCGCTGACGGCCTACGCCGAGCGGACGCTGGGCTTCGGCCCGCTCGCCCGGATCGACCTCGACCTGCCCCTCGCGGGGCTGTCCGGCGTCGGGTACGTGCTGCCCGCCGCGGTCGCGCCGACGACCACGGCGCGGCACCGCGTCTACCTCAAGCGCATGCTGCTCGGCAGCGCCGTCGACGACCTCCTGCCCCCGTGGGCGTTCTTCGTCCGCTGCGTCCTCGACGCGTCCGTGCTGCGGCCGACCGCGTCGCGCGAGGGCCTGTACGAGGACGAGGTCCTGCTCGCGACCCGGGACGCGCTCGGCGCGCAGGTCCGCCGGTGGCTGCTCGAGACGCTCGCGGCGGACACCGTCCTCGCGCGCCGCTTCCTGGAGACGCACCACCTCGCGGTCCGGGCGCTCGCGCTCACCGACGACGAGATGCTCGACGTCGCGGCGCGCGTGCTGCCGTTCGAGACGACGGCCGGGACCGGGACGCTCGCCGACCTCGCGGAGGCGCACCCGGAGGGCCGCCTGCTCTACACGTCGAGCGTCGAGGAGTTCCGCCGCATCGCCCCCGTCGCGGCAGCCCAGGGCCTGGCCGTCGTCAACGGCGGGTACGTCTACGACGCCGACCTGCTCGAACGTGTCGCGGCGCGGTTCCCGCAGTGGCGGCTGTCACCGGTCTCCGCCACCGACGTCGCGCACGTCCTCGCCGACGTCGAGCCTCTGCGCGAGCTCGAGGTGGCGGACGCGCTCGCGTCGGTCGACGCGGCGCTCGCCGACCAGGACTGCGACGTCGTGCTGCGCCGGTACGAGCCGGACGCCCTGCCGGCGATGCTGCTGCACGACCGCGACGGCGACCACGCGCGCGAGGCGGCCCGCGTCGCGGAGACGGGCGACGACCTGTGGGGCGAGGTCCTCGCGGGCCTCAGCGGCCCGGCCCGGCCGCGCCGGCTCGTCCTCAACGACGCCAACGACACGGTGCGGGACCTGCTCGCGAGCCCCGACGCCGAGGTCCGTGCCGCGGGCGCCCGCTCCCTGTACGTGACCGCGGTGCTGGCCTCGGGCAAGGCGCTGCAGCCCGTCGAGGCGGCGCTCATGAACGACTCGCTGTCGCTCCTGCTGAACCGCGCCCTCGCGGTCTCCCACCCCGACCAGCACACCGACCAGCACACCGACGAGGAGAACCGATGA